From Streptomyces sp. NBC_00370, a single genomic window includes:
- a CDS encoding PP2C family protein-serine/threonine phosphatase has product MSTQPEGDRDFDVDRAVQDSLDRLTLVANASEALSSTLELEPGLRRLCRVLVPALADWCAIDLIEEDDELRLRRVVVEHREPNALPPDFLEALLPAAEADSQAPLARALRGAGPLRLTEFPSPAEGTDALERIELQTFAQLGAHQAVLVPLRARRKVVGVLTLVRVDQDGLDQQERLPLVVDLAHRIAMAVDNARLHAQTAHTAERLQRSLLPTLPDTGHVELSARYAPARVSAEVGGDWYDAFPLPDGALTLIIGDVTGHDLRAAVAMSQMRNMLRGIACDRKEPPGKILARLDAANEILYPTQTLTCLYGLIVKPDPYGPWLLEYASAGHPAPLLITDEGDTRFLTGGRSILLGVTPDALRSDATESLPPGCTLLLYTDGLIERRSETFDDGMTRLRQHAAALSREPLETFCDELMSGLGDASTDDIALLAVRIPPATAPPHTATAE; this is encoded by the coding sequence TTGAGCACGCAGCCAGAAGGCGACAGGGATTTCGACGTGGACCGGGCGGTGCAGGACTCGCTCGACCGGTTGACGCTCGTGGCCAACGCGTCGGAGGCGCTGTCCAGCACCCTGGAGCTGGAGCCCGGGCTGCGGCGGCTGTGCCGGGTGCTGGTGCCCGCCCTCGCCGACTGGTGTGCCATCGACCTGATCGAAGAGGACGACGAGCTGCGGCTGCGCCGGGTCGTCGTGGAGCACCGCGAGCCCAACGCGCTGCCTCCCGACTTCCTGGAGGCGCTTCTCCCGGCGGCCGAAGCCGACTCCCAGGCGCCGCTGGCGCGCGCGTTGCGCGGCGCCGGGCCGCTGCGGCTGACCGAGTTCCCCTCGCCCGCCGAGGGGACCGACGCCCTGGAACGTATCGAGTTGCAGACCTTCGCCCAGCTGGGGGCGCATCAGGCGGTGCTGGTGCCGCTGCGGGCGCGCCGCAAAGTGGTGGGCGTGCTGACCTTGGTGCGGGTCGACCAGGACGGGCTTGACCAGCAGGAGCGGCTGCCGCTCGTCGTCGATCTGGCGCACCGCATCGCCATGGCCGTCGATAACGCGCGCCTGCACGCCCAGACCGCGCACACGGCGGAGCGGCTGCAGCGCTCCCTGCTGCCCACCCTGCCCGACACGGGCCATGTGGAGCTGAGCGCGCGCTACGCGCCGGCCCGGGTCAGCGCCGAGGTCGGGGGTGACTGGTACGACGCGTTCCCGCTCCCCGACGGCGCCCTCACGCTGATCATCGGCGATGTCACGGGTCACGACCTGAGAGCCGCCGTGGCCATGAGCCAGATGCGCAACATGCTGCGGGGCATCGCCTGTGACCGTAAGGAGCCGCCCGGCAAGATCCTGGCCAGGCTGGACGCGGCGAACGAGATCCTCTATCCCACCCAGACGCTGACCTGCCTGTACGGCCTGATCGTCAAGCCGGATCCGTACGGTCCCTGGCTGCTGGAGTACGCGTCGGCGGGCCACCCGGCCCCGCTGCTGATCACCGACGAGGGCGACACCCGTTTTCTGACCGGGGGCCGCAGCATCCTGCTCGGGGTCACGCCCGACGCGCTCCGCTCCGACGCCACCGAGTCCCTGCCGCCAGGCTGCACGCTGCTGTTGTACACGGACGGGCTGATCGAGCGCCGCAGCGAGACGTTCGACGACGGGATGACCCGGCTGCGCCAGCATGCGGCGGCCCTCTCCCGCGAGCCGCTGGAGACGTTCTGCGACGAGCTGATGTCGGGGCTCGGTGACGCGAGTACGGACGACATCGCCCTGCTCGCCGTCCGCATCCCGCCCGCCACCGCGCCGCCGCACACCGCCACGGCGGAATGA